The sequence TGACAGTAATATTATTTAATAATAATATATACGGTATGACAGGTGGTCAATATTCACCAACTACACCATATGATTCAATAGCTTCTACAGCGCCATATGGTAATTTAGAAAATAGTTTTGATCCTGTACAAATGGCAATATCTTCAGGAGCTACATATGTAGCTAGAAGTACTGTATATCATTATACACAAAGTGTAAAATATATAGAAAATGCATTGAAACATAAGGGAATGTCTGTTGTTGAAATAGTATCTAATTGTCATACATATTATGGAAGATATAATGGAATGAGTAAACCAGCACAATTTATGGATTTCTTCAAGAAAAATACAATAACATTATCAAAAGCAAAAACAATGTCTAATGAAGAATTAGAAGGAAAAATAGTTATTGGAGAATTCTATAATGATGAAAACAAAAAAACATATTTGGAATTATACGAAGAATTATCACAAAAATTAGGTGGTGTTAGATAATGAATGAACCTAAAAGTATTAGAATAAGTGGTATGGGTGGTCAAGGTAATATTTTAATGGGAATAATATTAGCAGAATCATTAGTTAAAGAAGGATACTGGGTAGTACAATCACAACATTATGGAGCGCAAGTTAGAGGTGGTTTGTCATTTTGTGATGTATTATATTCAGATGAAGTTATAGATTATCCTAAAGCTGAAGTTTTTGATATATTATATATTATGAATGATATAGCATTTTCACATTTAACAAAGGTAAAAAATAACGGTATTGTTTTCTATGATAGCTCATATATAAAAGATTTACCTCATATAGTTTCTAGAATTACAAAAAAGATTGTATCAATACCTGCATCTAAATTAGCATATGAATTAGGGAATGCTAATATAGCTAATATGATAGGACTTGGTGCAATTGCTAAAAATTGCAATATAGTAAAACTAGATACATTAATTGAAACAATGAAAGAAAAAGTAAATCCTAGATTCCACGAATTAGACGAAAAAGCATTAAGATTAGGTTATGAATATACTGAAAAAAAATATGAAGTAAACGGAAGAGGATAAAATGAGAAAATTCTCAAAAAGTTTATCCTATGCTATAAAAGGGCTTTTTGAAGTATTTAAGACACAAAGGAATTTTAAAATACAAACAGTATTTGCATTAATTGCATTAACATTATCTTTTATTTTAAATTTAGAGGAAAGTCAAATACTTTGGATTTCATTATCTATTACTATGGTGTTAATTCTTGAAACAATTAACACATTAGTTGAGAAAATAATGGACTTAATACATCCACAATATAATCCCATTGTAGGAGTAATAAAGGATTTGGGGGCTGCTGCGGTATTAATCGCAGC is a genomic window of Marinitoga sp. 38H-ov containing:
- a CDS encoding diacylglycerol kinase family protein, producing the protein MRKFSKSLSYAIKGLFEVFKTQRNFKIQTVFALIALTLSFILNLEESQILWISLSITMVLILETINTLVEKIMDLIHPQYNPIVGVIKDLGAAAVLIAATFSIVVAVVIFGGKIFNWPPKYGIIIGIAFIIFIIFGSVYTKGGDKCDR
- a CDS encoding 2-oxoacid:ferredoxin oxidoreductase subunit beta, whose product is MPNQKYYEYVRKDRLPSVWCPGCGNGIVMKTFLEAASNLGLDKNKVAVVSGIGCSSRVTGYLDFNTLHTLHGRAIAFATGVKLARPDLEVVVMGGDGDMLAIGGNHFIHACRRNMDMTVILFNNNIYGMTGGQYSPTTPYDSIASTAPYGNLENSFDPVQMAISSGATYVARSTVYHYTQSVKYIENALKHKGMSVVEIVSNCHTYYGRYNGMSKPAQFMDFFKKNTITLSKAKTMSNEELEGKIVIGEFYNDENKKTYLELYEELSQKLGGVR
- a CDS encoding 2-oxoacid:acceptor oxidoreductase family protein yields the protein MNEPKSIRISGMGGQGNILMGIILAESLVKEGYWVVQSQHYGAQVRGGLSFCDVLYSDEVIDYPKAEVFDILYIMNDIAFSHLTKVKNNGIVFYDSSYIKDLPHIVSRITKKIVSIPASKLAYELGNANIANMIGLGAIAKNCNIVKLDTLIETMKEKVNPRFHELDEKALRLGYEYTEKKYEVNGRG